A DNA window from Hydrogenophaga taeniospiralis contains the following coding sequences:
- the queG gene encoding tRNA epoxyqueuosine(34) reductase QueG codes for MKSGFDAAQLVSQIQAWGRELAFSQIGVAGVDLSAAEPGLKAWLAAGFHGDMGYMASHGLKRARPAELVPGTVSVVTARMDYLPRDTPDDWPSRELARLQRPGEAVVSVYARGRDYHKVLRNRLQKLAERIAQAVGPLGHRVFTDSAPVLEAELASRSGQGWRGKHTLVLSREAGSMFFLGEIYLDIALPPSEPVSPHCGSCSACIEVCPTQAILGPHRLDARRCISYLTIEHAGAIPEDLRPLMGNRIYGCDDCQLVCPWNKFAQRSPLPDFDEREGLSGATLIELFAWTEDEFLRRTEGSPIRRIGHERWLRNIAVAMGNALRADPDASTRQALRAALQSKAADASALVREHVAWALRQASGGDAF; via the coding sequence ATGAAGTCCGGTTTTGATGCTGCTCAACTCGTCTCACAGATACAGGCCTGGGGCCGGGAGCTCGCATTTTCCCAAATTGGGGTCGCTGGTGTCGATCTTTCTGCGGCCGAGCCCGGTTTGAAGGCCTGGCTGGCCGCCGGGTTTCACGGCGACATGGGTTACATGGCCAGCCACGGCCTCAAGCGTGCACGCCCGGCCGAGCTGGTGCCGGGCACGGTGAGCGTGGTCACTGCGCGCATGGACTACCTGCCGCGCGACACGCCCGACGACTGGCCGAGCCGGGAACTGGCCCGGCTGCAGCGACCCGGCGAAGCGGTGGTGTCGGTCTACGCGCGGGGGCGGGACTACCACAAGGTGTTGCGAAACCGTCTACAGAAACTGGCCGAGCGCATCGCCCAGGCCGTGGGGCCGCTGGGCCACCGCGTGTTCACCGACTCGGCCCCGGTGCTCGAAGCCGAACTGGCCAGCCGCAGTGGCCAGGGCTGGCGTGGCAAACACACGCTGGTGCTCAGCCGTGAAGCGGGGTCCATGTTTTTCCTGGGTGAGATCTATCTGGACATTGCCCTGCCGCCGAGCGAGCCCGTGAGCCCGCACTGCGGCAGCTGCAGCGCCTGCATCGAGGTGTGTCCGACCCAGGCCATTCTCGGCCCGCACCGGCTGGACGCGCGCCGCTGCATTTCTTACCTGACGATCGAACACGCCGGCGCCATCCCCGAAGACCTGCGCCCGCTGATGGGCAACCGCATCTACGGCTGCGACGACTGCCAGTTGGTCTGTCCGTGGAACAAGTTCGCGCAGCGCAGCCCGCTGCCCGACTTCGACGAACGCGAGGGCCTGAGTGGGGCGACGCTGATCGAGCTGTTTGCCTGGACAGAAGACGAGTTCCTGCGCCGCACCGAAGGCAGCCCGATCCGGCGCATTGGGCACGAGCGCTGGTTGCGCAACATCGCGGTGGCGATGGGCAATGCGCTGCGGGCGGACCCCGATGCCAGCACCCGGCAGGCCCTGCGCGCCGCGCTGCAATCGAAGGCCGCGGACGCCAGCGCGCTGGTGCGCGAACACGTGGCCTGGGCGCTGCGCCAGGCCAGCGGCGGCGACGCCTTCTGA
- the tsaE gene encoding tRNA (adenosine(37)-N6)-threonylcarbamoyltransferase complex ATPase subunit type 1 TsaE → MKTGLHVAPIVGTGADAGAPRWHGHWAHEDDTRAFALRLAECPAIAHATLTLHGDLGAGKTTFVRHLLRALGVNGRIKSPTYAVVEPHSSTSCALMPEGEVLHIWHFDFYRFSDPREWEDAGFRELFASPGLKLVEWPERAADTLPSIDADIHIEPEPMSPDTRADDADAARRVTFTAFTPAGRHLLAALQA, encoded by the coding sequence ATCAAAACCGGACTTCATGTTGCACCCATTGTAGGAACGGGCGCGGATGCGGGCGCCCCGCGCTGGCACGGACACTGGGCCCATGAAGACGACACCCGGGCCTTTGCCCTGCGCCTGGCCGAGTGCCCCGCCATCGCCCACGCCACGCTCACCCTGCACGGCGACCTGGGCGCGGGCAAGACCACCTTCGTGCGCCACCTGCTGCGCGCCCTGGGCGTGAACGGGCGCATCAAGAGCCCGACCTACGCGGTGGTGGAACCGCACAGCAGCACCAGCTGCGCGCTCATGCCCGAGGGCGAGGTGCTGCACATCTGGCACTTCGATTTCTACCGCTTCAGCGATCCCCGCGAGTGGGAAGACGCGGGGTTTCGCGAACTTTTCGCCAGCCCCGGCCTCAAGCTCGTGGAATGGCCCGAGCGCGCGGCCGACACCCTGCCCAGCATTGATGCCGACATCCACATTGAGCCAGAACCCATGAGCCCCGACACACGAGCCGACGACGCCGACGCCGCGCGCCGCGTCACGTTCACCGCCTTCACCCCCGCGGGCCGCCATCTGCTGGCCGCGCTGCAGGCATGA
- a CDS encoding N-acetylmuramoyl-L-alanine amidase, with the protein MSTAPDHPNRRWLLQAGSLVLLLGTQHIARGASVLAVRIWPAEDYTRVTIESDGALKARQTTVSHPPRLSVDIEGIDLVEGLRELVGKLKSDDPNIAGIRVSQSGANLVRLTVDLKQAIKPQVFQLEPVAAYRHRLVLDLYPVVTRDPLEELISQRMKELDEASARAAQLLGLGMEPDPPSGGDGDGSAADPLGELIAQHERAAVDSPVTARPPATGPRPKPAPPERATASKPDATERLIIVALDPGHGGEDPGAIGPGGTREKDVVLRVAQRLRDRINATRVNGNPMRAYLTRDADFFVPLHVRVQKAQRVQADLFISIHADAFMTPQPQGASVFALSTKGASSAAARWMANKENAADLVGGINVKAADATVQRALLDMSTTAQIKDSLKLGSAMLGEVGRVGKLHKPHVEQAGFAVLKAPNIPSVLVETAFISNPQEEQRLRSERYQSDLADALLKGIVKYFGANPPLAKTRQI; encoded by the coding sequence GTGAGCACCGCGCCCGACCACCCCAACCGCCGCTGGCTGCTGCAGGCCGGCTCGCTGGTGCTGCTGCTGGGCACGCAGCACATCGCGCGTGGCGCCAGCGTGCTCGCGGTTCGCATCTGGCCCGCGGAAGACTACACGCGCGTGACCATCGAGTCCGACGGCGCGCTCAAGGCCCGCCAGACCACGGTGAGCCACCCGCCGCGCCTGTCGGTCGACATCGAAGGCATCGATCTGGTGGAGGGTCTGCGCGAGCTGGTCGGCAAGCTCAAGTCCGACGACCCCAACATCGCGGGCATTCGCGTCTCGCAGAGCGGTGCGAACCTCGTGCGCCTGACGGTCGATCTGAAACAGGCCATCAAACCCCAGGTGTTCCAGCTGGAACCGGTGGCGGCCTACCGGCACCGGCTGGTGCTCGACCTGTACCCGGTGGTCACCCGCGATCCCCTGGAAGAACTCATCAGCCAGCGCATGAAAGAGCTGGACGAGGCCAGCGCGCGCGCTGCCCAACTGCTGGGGCTGGGAATGGAACCCGACCCACCCTCGGGCGGTGACGGTGACGGCTCCGCCGCCGATCCGCTGGGCGAGCTGATCGCGCAACACGAACGCGCGGCGGTCGATTCCCCCGTGACGGCCCGGCCACCGGCCACCGGTCCGCGGCCCAAGCCCGCGCCCCCCGAACGCGCCACGGCCAGCAAACCCGACGCCACCGAGCGCCTGATCATCGTGGCGCTCGACCCCGGCCACGGCGGCGAAGACCCTGGCGCCATCGGCCCGGGCGGCACGCGCGAAAAAGACGTGGTGCTGCGGGTCGCCCAGCGCCTGCGCGACCGCATCAACGCCACCCGCGTCAACGGCAACCCCATGCGCGCCTACCTCACCCGCGATGCCGACTTCTTCGTGCCGTTGCACGTGCGGGTGCAAAAGGCCCAGCGGGTCCAGGCCGACCTGTTCATCAGCATCCACGCCGACGCCTTCATGACGCCCCAGCCCCAGGGCGCGAGCGTGTTTGCGCTCAGCACCAAAGGCGCCAGCAGCGCCGCCGCGCGCTGGATGGCCAACAAGGAAAACGCCGCCGACCTGGTGGGCGGCATCAACGTCAAGGCCGCGGACGCCACGGTGCAGCGTGCCCTGCTCGACATGAGCACCACGGCGCAGATCAAGGACAGCCTCAAACTGGGCAGCGCCATGCTGGGCGAGGTGGGCCGGGTGGGCAAGTTGCACAAGCCCCATGTGGAACAGGCCGGGTTCGCGGTGCTCAAGGCGCCCAACATCCCCAGCGTGCTGGTGGAGACCGCCTTCATCAGCAACCCGCAGGAAGAGCAGCGCCTGCGCAGCGAGCGCTACCAGAGCGATCTGGCCGACGCCCTGCTCAAGGGCATCGTCAAATACTTCGGCGCCAATCCGCCGCTGGCGAAAACCCGGCAGATTTGA